Proteins encoded together in one Vigna angularis cultivar LongXiaoDou No.4 chromosome 5, ASM1680809v1, whole genome shotgun sequence window:
- the LOC108338848 gene encoding tetraspanin-3 produces MRTSNHLIGVLNFLTFLLSVPILGGGIWLSSRANNTDCLKFLQWPLIIIGVSIMVVSLAGFAGACYRNTFLMRLYLVVMFVVIAVLIGFIIFAYVVTDKGSGRRVMNRAYLEYNLEDYSGWLEERVASDSYWGKIGSCIRDSRVCAKMGRTINGVPETAEMFYVRHLTPIQSGCCKPPAECGYVYQNETVWNLGSGLMGANADCTRWSNDQEQLCYACNSCKAGVLASLKKSWRKVSVINIVVMILLVIVYIVAYAAYRNNKRMDNDEPYGEARMTKSQPSAFHL; encoded by the exons ATGAGAACAAGCAACCACCTGATCGGTGTGCTAAACTTCCTAACGTTTCTGTTGTCGGTTCCGATCCTAGGTGGTGGGATATGGCTGAGCAGCAGAGCGAACAACACGGACTGTCTGAAGTTCCTGCAGTGGCCGTTGATCATAATCGGAGTGAGCATCATGGTGGTGTCGCTGGCGGGTTTCGCCGGCGCGTGTTACCGGAACACGTTTCTGATGCGGCTGTACCTGGTGGTGATGTTCGTGGTGATTGCGGTGCTGATCGGCTTCATCATATTCGCGTACGTGGTGACGGACAAAGGGTCGGGTCGGAGGGTGATGAACCGGGCGTATTTGGAGTACAACTTGGAGGACTATTCAGGGTGGTTGGAGGAGCGCGTGGCGAGTGATAGCTACTGGGGGAAGATAGGTTCGTGCATTAGGGATTCCAGAGTGTGTGCGAAGATGGGGAGAACCATTAATGGAGTTCCTGAAACTGCTGAAATGTTCTACGTTAGACACCTCACACCTATTCAG TCTGGTTGCTGCAAGCCCCCCGCAGAATGTGGTTATGTGTATCAGAATGAGACTGTGTGGAACCTAGGATCAGGATTGATGGGAGCCAATGCAGATTGCACAAGGTGGAGCAATGATCAAGAACAACTTTGCTATGCCTGTAATTCCTGCAAGGCTGGTGTGCTGGCAAGTCTGAAGAAGAGTTGGAGGAAGGTCTCAGTGATCAACATTGTTGTTATGATCCTCCTTGTCATTGTTTACATAGTTGCTTATGCAGCATATAGGAACAACAAGAGGATGGATAATGATGAACCCTATGGTGAAGCCAGGATGACAAAGTCACAACCTAGTGCCTTTCATCTTTAG